From the genome of Kaistella daneshvariae, one region includes:
- the glgB gene encoding 1,4-alpha-glucan branching protein GlgB yields the protein MENVLPYSLFTDDDIYLFREGTHYRLYEKFGSHSVTVDGVEGVYFAVWAPFAKDVTVIGDFNEWNHETHRLFPRWDSSGIWEGFIAGLDWGDTYKYGIRTKDDILLEKGDPFALSWEQNVQASSLISTTYFDWTDKDWLEKRPKKNSLHAPISVYEMHLASWMRGTDDPDRFFSYREIAERLVPYIKKMGFTHVEFMPVMEYPYDPSWGYQVTGFFAATSRFGSPQDLMYLINELHRHDIGVFLDWVPSHFPGDANGLHLFDGTHLYEHEDPRKGFHPDWKSYIFNYGRPEVKSFLISNAMFWLDRYHADGLRVDAVTSMLYLDYSRNEGEWEPNIYGENINLEAKAFLQDFNKAVYGAYPDIITIAEESSDFPMLTKPVHNGGVGFGMKWMMGWMHDALDYFKVEPADRKYEHNKLTFGSVYIFNENYMMPLSHDEVVHGKASLIYKMPGDEWQKFANLRALFLHMFTNPGAKLLFMGNEFAQTSEWRFRHSLDWHLLEYPLHKGMQALVKDLNHLYRTEIALYENNFSPEGFEWVEANDDNNSVYIYLRKAKEDAEVMMIVLNLKPQVYPYKIGVDEGTNWEVVLNSDDEKYGGSGVQATILDEQDDEWMFRPNSIILELPPLAGVILKQKSAAKTAKNPDLVKPEKTCFLPPKNN from the coding sequence ATGGAAAATGTTCTTCCTTATTCCTTATTCACCGATGATGATATTTATTTGTTTCGGGAAGGAACACATTACCGTTTGTACGAAAAATTTGGGTCGCATTCAGTGACCGTCGATGGTGTTGAAGGGGTGTATTTCGCCGTCTGGGCGCCCTTTGCAAAAGATGTTACTGTAATTGGCGATTTTAATGAATGGAATCACGAAACGCACCGTTTATTCCCACGCTGGGATTCTTCCGGCATTTGGGAAGGTTTTATCGCAGGTTTAGATTGGGGCGACACCTACAAATATGGCATTCGGACCAAAGATGATATTTTGCTTGAAAAAGGTGATCCTTTTGCGCTGAGTTGGGAACAGAATGTTCAGGCAAGTTCATTGATTTCTACCACCTATTTTGACTGGACCGATAAAGATTGGCTGGAAAAACGGCCGAAAAAAAATTCTCTGCATGCGCCGATTTCTGTTTACGAAATGCATTTGGCTTCCTGGATGCGTGGAACGGATGATCCCGACCGCTTTTTCAGCTATCGTGAAATCGCTGAAAGACTCGTGCCCTACATCAAGAAAATGGGTTTTACGCACGTAGAATTTATGCCGGTCATGGAATATCCTTACGATCCGAGTTGGGGCTATCAGGTAACCGGTTTTTTTGCCGCGACTTCCCGTTTCGGCTCGCCGCAGGATTTAATGTACTTGATAAATGAACTGCACCGCCATGATATCGGAGTTTTTCTCGATTGGGTGCCGTCTCATTTTCCGGGTGATGCGAATGGTCTTCATCTTTTTGATGGAACTCATCTTTACGAACACGAAGATCCGCGCAAAGGTTTTCATCCCGACTGGAAATCCTATATTTTCAATTATGGCCGACCTGAAGTAAAATCTTTTCTCATCAGCAATGCCATGTTTTGGCTCGATCGCTATCACGCCGACGGATTGCGTGTAGATGCGGTAACTTCGATGCTTTATTTGGATTATTCCCGAAATGAAGGCGAATGGGAACCGAATATTTATGGTGAAAATATCAACCTTGAAGCGAAAGCTTTCTTGCAGGATTTCAATAAGGCAGTTTACGGTGCGTATCCCGATATCATTACGATTGCCGAGGAAAGCTCCGATTTTCCAATGCTTACAAAACCTGTTCATAATGGTGGAGTGGGTTTCGGAATGAAATGGATGATGGGCTGGATGCACGACGCGCTGGATTATTTTAAAGTGGAACCAGCCGACCGGAAATATGAGCACAACAAACTCACTTTCGGCTCCGTCTATATTTTTAATGAAAATTACATGATGCCGCTTTCCCACGATGAAGTGGTGCACGGCAAAGCGAGCCTCATTTATAAAATGCCGGGCGACGAATGGCAAAAATTTGCCAATTTACGGGCTTTATTTTTACATATGTTCACCAATCCGGGCGCGAAATTGCTCTTCATGGGAAATGAATTTGCGCAGACCAGCGAGTGGCGGTTCCGACACAGTTTAGACTGGCATTTGCTGGAATATCCCTTGCATAAAGGAATGCAGGCTTTGGTGAAAGATCTTAATCATCTTTACCGAACTGAAATTGCGCTTTACGAAAACAATTTTTCACCCGAAGGTTTTGAGTGGGTGGAAGCCAATGACGACAACAATTCCGTTTATATTTATTTGCGAAAAGCGAAAGAGGATGCCGAGGTCATGATGATTGTACTGAATTTAAAACCACAAGTTTATCCGTATAAAATTGGTGTTGATGAAGGCACAAACTGGGAAGTCGTGTTGAATTCAGATGATGAAAAATACGGCGGAAGCGGCGTGCAGGCAACAATTTTAGACGAACAGGACGATGAGTGGATGTTCCGTCCCAATTCTATAATCCTGGAGTTGCCACCTCTTGCCGGTGTGATTTTAAAACAAAAATCTGCCGCTAAAACGGCAAAAAATCCCGATTTGGTAAAACCGGAAAAAACCTGCTTTTTACCGCCAAAAAATAATTAA
- a CDS encoding glycogen synthase: MKIFHLSIECYPVAKVGGLADVVGALPKYQNKINGVEASVIMPWYNKPFVHEHQFETIFTGWIHEYDQTLEVNILKEKSKVLGFDLYLVKIPGLLDRDNPYGYWDESQQFLAFQHGVMHWLSQMKIRPDVLHCHDYHTGLVPFMVEHCPEFSFLKSVKTIGTIHNGEYQGQMTWEMAKFFPWFDGTKRGLLDWDGLINPLATMIKCCHAFNAVSEGYLAELFENFRGLEGLVQHESAKAFGIINGIDTEVWDPQTDEFLDFNYEKKDVDDGKYQNKKALCEEYGLNPDLPLFSFIGRFALEKGADFLPEIVIKSIQETFGAINIIILGSGDKKIEHQLSEISYHFSNFALELGYKEYLSHKIYASSDFLLMPSRVEPCGLNQMYAMRYGTVPIVRYTGGLRDTVEDISTGGSGLNFTQANADSAVHAIHRALHIFYQRDLMKSLVHSNMSFDFSWEKSAEKYLEMYKNPVF, encoded by the coding sequence ATGAAGATTTTTCACCTCTCTATCGAATGTTATCCGGTTGCCAAAGTTGGCGGCCTGGCCGATGTGGTAGGAGCATTGCCGAAATATCAGAATAAAATCAACGGCGTGGAGGCGAGTGTGATCATGCCGTGGTACAACAAACCTTTCGTGCACGAACATCAGTTTGAAACCATTTTCACCGGCTGGATTCATGAATATGACCAAACGTTGGAAGTTAATATTCTGAAAGAAAAATCGAAAGTTTTAGGTTTTGACCTTTATCTCGTAAAAATTCCCGGACTTTTAGACCGTGATAACCCGTACGGTTATTGGGATGAAAGTCAGCAGTTTCTGGCTTTTCAGCACGGTGTGATGCACTGGCTATCACAAATGAAAATCCGACCCGATGTTTTGCATTGTCACGATTATCACACCGGTTTGGTGCCTTTTATGGTGGAACATTGCCCGGAATTTTCTTTTCTGAAAAGCGTAAAAACCATTGGAACCATTCATAACGGGGAATATCAGGGTCAGATGACTTGGGAAATGGCCAAGTTTTTTCCTTGGTTTGATGGCACAAAACGCGGACTTCTCGACTGGGACGGTTTGATTAATCCATTAGCGACCATGATTAAATGTTGCCACGCATTCAACGCCGTTTCCGAAGGTTATCTGGCAGAACTTTTCGAAAATTTCCGTGGTTTGGAAGGTTTGGTTCAGCATGAATCCGCCAAAGCTTTTGGTATAATTAACGGCATCGATACCGAAGTTTGGGATCCGCAGACAGACGAATTTCTGGATTTTAATTACGAAAAGAAAGATGTTGATGACGGAAAATATCAAAATAAAAAAGCGCTTTGCGAAGAATATGGTTTAAATCCCGATTTACCGCTTTTCTCTTTTATCGGGCGCTTCGCCTTGGAAAAAGGTGCTGATTTTCTGCCGGAAATCGTAATTAAAAGCATTCAAGAAACTTTCGGAGCTATCAACATCATTATTCTCGGATCTGGTGATAAAAAAATTGAACATCAGCTTTCAGAAATATCTTATCACTTCTCAAATTTCGCGCTGGAATTGGGTTACAAAGAATATCTTTCACACAAAATTTACGCTTCGTCCGACTTTCTTTTGATGCCCTCGCGCGTCGAGCCCTGCGGACTCAACCAAATGTATGCGATGCGCTACGGCACGGTGCCGATTGTGCGCTACACCGGTGGTTTGCGCGATACGGTAGAAGATATTTCCACTGGGGGAAGCGGTTTAAATTTCACTCAAGCCAATGCGGATTCTGCGGTGCATGCGATTCATCGGGCACTTCATATTTTTTACCAAAGAGATCTGATGAAAAGTTTGGTGCATTCTAACATGAGTTTCGATTTCTCCTGGGAAAAATCTGCTGAAAAGTATCTGGAAATGTATAAAAATCCGGTGTTTTAG
- a CDS encoding S8 family peptidase, producing MKKGLSVFILLTFSWLAAQSEFVFVYFKDKPNKAAFYANPTSELSQKSLDRRARFSIPLNDQDAPIEASYIKNITDLGFTVKDYSKWMNGVALHATPEQIETLKAQSYVQSVESFIKHPAPAKLTAQKVDKFALFNKTTAKTDFNYGLGLTQINQINLRPLHISGFTGKGMTIAVIDTGFPQVDTGSVYDRIRNNGQIKGGYNFIGKNNFIYSNTLNNHGSYVLGVIAAYVENQFVGSAPDADFYLYATEDADNEVPEEQLYWTEAAEEADRKGVDLITTSLGYYEFDDPRYNLLYSDMDGKTSFIARTAQIATEKGIFVVASAGNEAQKPWHYIITPADNEKVFAVGAVTATGTSSSFSSFGPNALGRVKPDASARGTATYMGYDNSVVSSSGTSFSAPLAAGGIACLLQALQQKKVDEISELLRQNASLYPDSTPQMGYGILNFGQTLEAALSTSDLNKRGKIQIYPNPVVKTFTIKTDEIIKSVNLFDVTGRKISDFKQEKFNNIEHLAPGLYFLQVETDKNRYVEKLIKQ from the coding sequence ATGAAAAAAGGACTATCTGTTTTTATCCTGCTGACTTTCAGTTGGCTGGCGGCGCAAAGCGAGTTTGTCTTTGTTTATTTTAAAGATAAGCCAAACAAAGCTGCCTTTTACGCCAATCCAACGTCTGAACTTTCACAGAAATCTCTGGACCGGCGCGCGCGTTTCAGCATTCCGCTCAACGATCAGGATGCGCCAATTGAAGCCTCTTATATAAAAAACATCACCGATCTTGGCTTTACGGTGAAAGATTATTCGAAATGGATGAATGGTGTGGCGCTGCACGCGACACCCGAGCAAATTGAGACCTTAAAAGCGCAAAGCTATGTGCAGTCTGTAGAAAGTTTTATTAAACATCCGGCTCCGGCGAAACTGACCGCGCAGAAAGTAGATAAATTTGCCCTTTTCAATAAAACGACCGCCAAAACCGATTTCAATTACGGTCTAGGTTTGACGCAGATTAACCAGATTAATTTGCGGCCGCTGCATATATCCGGTTTTACCGGAAAAGGTATGACCATTGCGGTCATAGATACCGGCTTCCCGCAGGTAGACACCGGTTCCGTGTACGACAGAATTCGAAATAACGGACAAATTAAAGGCGGCTATAACTTTATTGGAAAAAATAATTTTATCTACAGCAACACTTTGAACAACCACGGCTCTTATGTGTTGGGTGTTATTGCTGCGTATGTTGAAAATCAGTTTGTGGGTTCTGCACCGGACGCCGATTTTTACCTCTACGCAACCGAAGATGCGGACAATGAAGTACCTGAAGAGCAACTGTACTGGACAGAAGCCGCCGAAGAAGCCGACCGCAAAGGTGTCGATCTTATTACGACTTCCCTCGGCTATTATGAATTTGATGATCCGCGCTACAACCTGCTGTACTCCGATATGGACGGCAAAACTTCTTTCATTGCCAGAACGGCGCAAATCGCCACCGAAAAAGGAATTTTTGTGGTGGCAAGCGCCGGAAATGAAGCGCAAAAACCCTGGCACTACATCATCACGCCTGCCGATAATGAAAAAGTTTTCGCTGTAGGGGCAGTTACAGCAACCGGGACAAGTTCTTCTTTTTCGTCTTTTGGTCCGAATGCTTTGGGACGGGTAAAACCGGATGCCAGCGCACGAGGCACCGCAACTTATATGGGCTATGACAATTCAGTGGTTTCAAGCAGCGGAACCTCGTTTTCCGCGCCCCTTGCAGCCGGTGGAATTGCGTGTTTACTTCAGGCGCTTCAGCAAAAAAAAGTGGACGAAATAAGCGAGCTTTTGAGGCAAAACGCTTCGCTTTATCCGGATTCTACACCGCAGATGGGCTATGGAATTTTGAATTTTGGCCAAACTTTGGAAGCCGCACTTTCAACCAGCGATCTAAATAAAAGAGGAAAAATTCAGATTTATCCAAATCCGGTGGTGAAAACTTTTACCATTAAAACAGATGAAATCATAAAATCTGTCAATCTATTTGATGTTACAGGCAGAAAAATTTCCGACTTTAAGCAGGAAAAATTCAATAATATCGAGCATTTGGCGCCGGGGCTTTATTTCCTTCAGGTAGAAACCGACAAAAACCGATATGTTGAAAAACTGATTAAACAATAA
- a CDS encoding phosphoenolpyruvate carboxylase produces the protein MQYEVKTEKFRQLVANKFQIYNSLFMSLPYDKMSNIGMLLPFLYEESKAGYDAEKSPEEIVEEFFRKHTDLKTEEQKTELLFKIIQYVERQVVLYDSIEDAAFPQLHSESDGGTVFQLHERALQEHQLSATRKKLADFAVKVVFTAHPTQFYPNSVQRILHDLRSAITNDSVSEIDVLLQQLGKTPFLNIEKPTPLDEALSIIFYLRYVYYDTIGELFKKIKNAFGTPNFSPPHHLIQMGFWPGGDRDGNPFVTAEITQKVAQELHVSVLKSYYAHLKKLRRRLSFRGVSEVLDALSDDIYNAIFAGKSGVTEAHILAKIQEAEKILVDKHNSLFKNILDDFKDRVQIFGTHFATLDIRQDSRIHQQIIDEILAKKAGSDSENFSAEEKLNWLLNTETVLNPNDFDGITKDTLQNVSNVKEIQQKNGERGLHRYIISNSEDIKDVLNVFALFRLCGYKDDEINIDIVPLFETMNGLDAAQDVMKQLYELPVYKNHLEKRGKTQTIMLGFSDGTKDGGYLKANWEIYETKEQLTKISDDFGVKVVFFDGRGGPPARGGGKTHDFYASQGKTIANHQIELTIQGQTITSVFGNKDQAKYNFEQLLTAGIENDVFKDSKKDLNQNERKLIEELAEISFKKYSNLKAHPRFVPYLQEMSTLEYYGKTNIGSRPTKRGAGGALKFEDLRAIPFVGSWSQLKQNVPGFFGFGFALNALKDAGRFQEIKDLYKGSDFFKTLVLNSMMSMNKSYFPLTAYMKKNERFGEFWAIIFEEYQLSEKLMLELTGFQTLMEEEPLSRLSVKMREKIVLPLLSIQQYALIKIQKEEGNREAYEKLVMRSLFGNINASRNSA, from the coding sequence ATGCAATACGAAGTTAAAACAGAAAAATTCCGCCAGTTAGTAGCCAATAAATTCCAGATTTATAACTCGCTTTTCATGAGTTTGCCTTACGACAAAATGTCTAATATTGGCATGTTGCTGCCGTTTTTGTATGAAGAAAGCAAGGCCGGCTACGATGCAGAAAAAAGTCCGGAAGAAATTGTAGAAGAATTTTTCCGCAAACACACCGATTTGAAAACCGAAGAGCAAAAAACTGAACTGCTTTTTAAAATCATACAATATGTTGAAAGACAGGTAGTTTTATACGACAGCATCGAAGATGCAGCTTTCCCGCAACTGCATTCTGAAAGCGATGGCGGAACCGTTTTTCAGCTGCACGAACGCGCTTTGCAGGAACATCAGCTAAGCGCAACAAGAAAGAAGCTTGCAGATTTTGCTGTAAAAGTCGTATTCACCGCACACCCGACGCAGTTTTATCCCAATTCGGTTCAAAGAATTCTCCACGATTTGCGTTCTGCGATTACCAACGATTCGGTGAGCGAAATCGATGTGCTGCTGCAGCAACTTGGCAAAACACCATTTTTAAATATTGAAAAACCGACGCCGCTGGATGAAGCGCTCAGCATTATTTTTTATCTGCGCTACGTGTATTACGACACCATTGGCGAGCTTTTCAAAAAGATAAAAAATGCCTTTGGAACGCCGAATTTTTCTCCGCCTCACCATTTAATTCAAATGGGTTTTTGGCCCGGGGGCGACCGCGACGGCAATCCGTTTGTGACGGCAGAGATTACGCAAAAAGTAGCGCAAGAGCTTCATGTTTCTGTTTTGAAATCGTACTATGCTCATTTGAAAAAGCTTCGTCGCCGCCTGAGTTTTCGCGGCGTGTCGGAAGTTTTAGATGCTTTGAGTGATGATATATACAACGCCATTTTTGCCGGAAAATCCGGAGTTACCGAAGCGCATATTTTAGCTAAGATTCAGGAGGCTGAAAAAATTCTTGTCGATAAGCACAACAGTCTTTTCAAAAATATTTTAGACGATTTTAAAGACCGCGTGCAAATCTTCGGGACGCATTTCGCGACCTTGGATATCCGCCAGGACAGCAGAATTCACCAGCAGATCATCGATGAGATTTTAGCAAAAAAAGCCGGTTCTGACAGCGAAAATTTTAGTGCTGAAGAAAAGCTGAACTGGCTGCTAAACACCGAAACTGTTTTAAATCCAAATGATTTTGACGGTATTACCAAAGATACACTACAGAATGTGTCTAACGTTAAAGAAATTCAGCAAAAGAATGGCGAGCGTGGTTTGCACCGATATATTATTTCAAACTCAGAAGACATTAAAGATGTTTTAAATGTTTTCGCACTTTTCCGGCTTTGCGGGTATAAAGATGACGAAATCAACATTGATATTGTGCCGCTTTTTGAAACAATGAACGGTTTGGATGCCGCTCAGGATGTAATGAAGCAACTTTATGAACTTCCGGTTTATAAAAATCACCTCGAAAAGCGCGGAAAAACCCAAACAATTATGCTCGGCTTTTCCGACGGCACCAAAGATGGTGGCTATTTGAAAGCGAATTGGGAAATCTATGAAACCAAGGAACAGCTCACTAAAATTTCCGATGACTTCGGTGTAAAAGTGGTGTTTTTTGACGGCCGTGGTGGTCCGCCGGCGCGCGGTGGCGGTAAAACGCACGATTTCTACGCGTCGCAGGGAAAAACCATTGCAAATCATCAGATCGAACTGACGATTCAGGGACAAACGATTACCAGTGTTTTCGGGAATAAAGATCAGGCAAAATATAATTTTGAACAGCTTTTAACCGCCGGAATTGAGAATGATGTCTTTAAAGATTCGAAAAAAGATTTGAATCAAAATGAGCGGAAACTTATCGAAGAGCTGGCGGAAATCAGTTTCAAAAAATATTCTAATTTGAAAGCGCATCCGCGCTTTGTGCCGTATCTGCAGGAAATGAGCACGCTGGAATATTACGGAAAAACCAATATCGGCAGCCGTCCGACAAAACGTGGTGCGGGCGGAGCTTTAAAGTTCGAAGATCTACGCGCGATCCCTTTCGTCGGTTCCTGGAGCCAGCTTAAACAAAATGTTCCCGGATTTTTCGGGTTTGGATTTGCTCTGAATGCACTGAAAGACGCGGGCAGATTTCAGGAAATAAAAGATTTGTACAAAGGTTCCGATTTTTTTAAAACCTTGGTTTTAAACTCGATGATGAGCATGAATAAATCGTATTTTCCCCTTACGGCTTATATGAAGAAAAATGAAAGATTTGGAGAATTTTGGGCGATTATTTTTGAAGAATATCAACTTTCCGAAAAGCTGATGCTGGAACTCACGGGCTTTCAAACCTTGATGGAAGAAGAGCCGCTGTCGCGCTTATCGGTAAAAATGCGAGAAAAAATTGTATTGCCGCTTTTAAGCATTCAGCAGTATGCTTTAATTAAAATTCAAAAAGAAGAAGGCAACCGCGAAGCTTATGAAAAACTTGTGATGCGCTCGCTTTTTGGGAATATTAACGCCAGCAGAAATTCAGCATAA
- a CDS encoding aspartyl protease family protein, with protein MKFFSLLFVFLFTFSFCQGNFEIKNPKKTVIPFQLINNLIFIPVNINGVDLTFLLDSGVKETILFSLDSKEVNFNDVEKTTFSGLGGKGKIEGLSSENNTLRIGKDYTDNNHTIFIILDESINFSSHVGIPVNGIIGYHFFKDHQVEINYVTKKITVYNDEKTFKKRQKKFIVFPITVEISKPYILADVEINSKKVSSKMLLDLGNSDAVWLFPKLIENFEYNRPNIDDYLGRGFNGDIYGKRSRIHEINIGNFAFKKPLTAMPDEYSIQSLKLVPDRKGSIGNDILRRFTIIFDYPGNRVYLRKNTHFNDPFLFNSSGLDVQHNGMEWQKDVVKVETQKFGSTEGIPVIERTEGFRYNFVLKPKFSVAGCRPDSPCYLAGIRKNDQLISINHKKVGDLTLEKINSIFKDEDGTKVNLEIEREGQKMNFTIILVDPIPYHE; from the coding sequence ATGAAATTTTTCAGCTTGCTGTTTGTTTTTCTGTTTACTTTTTCATTTTGCCAGGGCAATTTTGAAATTAAAAATCCGAAAAAAACGGTAATTCCTTTTCAGCTTATCAATAACCTCATTTTTATTCCGGTCAATATAAATGGTGTAGATCTTACATTTCTGCTGGATTCCGGGGTAAAAGAAACGATACTTTTCAGCCTGGACAGCAAAGAAGTAAATTTTAACGATGTGGAGAAAACCACATTTTCCGGTCTCGGCGGAAAGGGAAAAATTGAAGGTTTAAGCTCGGAAAATAATACGCTGCGTATCGGTAAAGATTATACCGACAACAACCACACGATTTTTATTATTCTTGATGAAAGCATCAACTTTTCTTCACATGTGGGCATTCCGGTGAACGGAATCATAGGTTATCATTTTTTTAAAGATCATCAGGTTGAAATCAACTACGTCACCAAAAAAATCACGGTTTATAACGACGAAAAAACCTTTAAGAAAAGGCAGAAAAAATTTATTGTGTTTCCAATTACGGTCGAAATTTCCAAGCCCTATATTTTGGCTGATGTTGAAATAAATTCAAAGAAAGTTTCTTCAAAAATGCTTCTGGATTTGGGAAACAGCGACGCGGTGTGGCTTTTTCCGAAGTTGATCGAAAATTTCGAATATAACCGCCCAAATATCGATGATTATTTAGGTCGCGGATTTAACGGTGATATTTATGGCAAACGCAGCAGAATTCATGAAATAAACATCGGCAACTTTGCTTTTAAAAAACCTTTAACCGCAATGCCGGACGAATACTCCATTCAAAGTTTAAAGCTTGTCCCAGACCGTAAAGGTTCTATCGGGAATGATATTCTCAGGAGGTTTACCATTATTTTTGATTATCCGGGAAACCGCGTTTATCTGCGAAAGAATACGCATTTTAATGATCCGTTCCTGTTTAACAGCAGCGGGCTCGACGTTCAGCATAACGGCATGGAATGGCAAAAAGATGTAGTGAAGGTTGAAACCCAAAAATTTGGTAGCACTGAAGGTATTCCTGTTATAGAACGTACCGAAGGTTTCCGCTATAATTTTGTTTTGAAGCCTAAATTTTCTGTTGCTGGCTGCCGCCCGGATTCGCCATGCTATCTAGCCGGAATCCGCAAAAACGACCAGCTGATCTCTATCAACCATAAAAAAGTTGGTGACCTTACGCTCGAGAAAATCAACAGCATTTTTAAAGATGAAGATGGCACAAAAGTGAATTTGGAAATTGAACGCGAAGGCCAAAAAATGAATTTCACCATAATTTTAGTTGATCCAATACCTTATCACGAATGA
- a CDS encoding DegT/DnrJ/EryC1/StrS family aminotransferase, with amino-acid sequence MKKIQMVDLQSQYYKIKSEVDNAVLNVMDSAAFINGPEVKFFQSELEHYLDIKHVIPCANGTDALQIALMALKLEEGDEIITADFTFAATVEVIHLLKLKAVLVDVDYGTFTMDTEKLKAAITDKTKAIIPVHLFGQCANMEEILKIAKEHNLSVIEDNAQAIGADFTFSDGTVKKSGTMGILGTTSFFPSKNLGCYGDGGAIMTNDDDLAHQIRGIVNHGMYERYYHDEVGVNSRLDSIQAAVLRKKLPLLDSYNEARRKAADYYDEAFSGQENVLTPKRADYSTHVFHQYTLRILNGKRNELQKFLTEKEIPAMIYYPVALRKQKAYFQDSDDADFENTDKLLDEVISLPMHTELDEVQLKYISEAVLEFMNKN; translated from the coding sequence ATGAAAAAAATTCAAATGGTTGACCTTCAAAGTCAATACTATAAGATAAAATCAGAGGTTGACAACGCGGTTTTAAACGTGATGGATTCTGCTGCTTTTATCAACGGACCTGAAGTTAAATTTTTCCAGTCTGAATTAGAACACTATCTCGATATAAAACATGTTATTCCGTGTGCAAACGGAACTGATGCCCTTCAAATTGCGCTTATGGCGCTGAAATTAGAAGAAGGTGATGAAATCATTACCGCAGATTTTACTTTTGCCGCCACCGTGGAGGTGATTCACCTGCTTAAATTAAAAGCAGTTTTGGTGGATGTGGATTACGGTACATTTACCATGGATACTGAAAAATTAAAAGCTGCTATTACCGATAAAACCAAAGCTATTATTCCGGTTCACCTCTTTGGTCAGTGTGCCAATATGGAAGAAATTCTAAAAATCGCGAAAGAACACAATCTTTCAGTCATCGAAGACAATGCACAGGCCATCGGTGCTGATTTTACCTTTTCGGATGGAACGGTAAAAAAATCCGGAACCATGGGAATTTTAGGAACAACTTCTTTTTTCCCGTCGAAAAATTTAGGTTGCTACGGCGACGGCGGCGCGATCATGACCAATGATGATGATCTGGCGCACCAAATTCGTGGCATCGTAAACCACGGCATGTATGAAAGATATTATCACGATGAAGTTGGGGTGAACTCGCGTTTAGACAGCATTCAGGCAGCAGTTTTAAGAAAAAAACTTCCGCTTTTGGACAGTTATAACGAAGCGCGGAGGAAAGCTGCCGACTATTATGACGAAGCTTTTTCGGGCCAGGAAAATGTTTTGACGCCGAAAAGAGCAGATTATTCAACGCACGTTTTTCACCAGTATACTTTGCGAATTCTGAACGGCAAACGCAACGAGCTGCAGAAATTTCTCACTGAAAAAGAAATTCCGGCCATGATTTATTATCCTGTAGCTTTGCGCAAACAAAAAGCGTACTTTCAGGACAGCGACGATGCGGATTTTGAAAATACTGATAAATTGCTTGATGAAGTGATTTCTTTACCCATGCACACAGAGCTGGACGAGGTGCAGCTGAAATATATTTCCGAAGCCGTTTTGGAATTTATGAACAAGAATTAA
- a CDS encoding L,D-transpeptidase yields MHETSFKNFLKYFLFFLVLSAIWQCEKDPAQVTQKSVNTDSITAAEKAARIKDSIEKNKITYTTFIFPKNKKDSAMEVFTKKFSAEEQYIILALNRLDTKNKWRADTLSIPDKFDKTLMIYSPFPRSLEVLNKVDKIALFSYPIQAYALYEFGTLIKWGPTSLGKKTAQTKRGLMFANWKKELAISTVDSEWKLPYNFNIHNRLGIGWHEYDLPGFPASHSCLRLLHDDAKYLYNWADTWRLTNNGETVKTNGTPVIVFGDYAWGKRKPWKYLEENPKLTDISADEMTEIIEPYLEKILEEQEKRLEFVRTQEIEDSEIT; encoded by the coding sequence ATGCACGAGACTTCCTTTAAAAACTTCCTTAAATATTTCCTTTTTTTTCTTGTTCTTTCCGCCATCTGGCAATGCGAAAAAGATCCCGCACAGGTCACCCAAAAATCTGTAAATACAGATTCCATTACAGCTGCTGAAAAAGCAGCACGCATCAAAGATTCCATTGAAAAAAATAAAATTACCTACACCACTTTTATTTTTCCGAAAAATAAAAAAGACTCGGCGATGGAAGTTTTTACCAAAAAGTTCTCAGCGGAAGAGCAGTATATCATTTTAGCGCTAAACCGCCTTGATACCAAAAATAAATGGCGCGCAGACACGCTTTCGATTCCGGATAAATTCGATAAGACGCTGATGATCTATTCGCCGTTTCCACGAAGTTTGGAAGTACTGAATAAAGTAGATAAAATCGCCTTATTTTCATATCCAATCCAAGCGTACGCGCTGTATGAATTTGGAACTCTTATCAAATGGGGACCTACGAGTTTAGGCAAGAAAACAGCACAGACCAAACGCGGTCTGATGTTCGCAAACTGGAAAAAAGAACTCGCTATTTCCACCGTTGACAGCGAGTGGAAACTCCCGTACAATTTCAATATTCATAATCGGCTTGGCATTGGCTGGCACGAATATGACCTGCCCGGTTTTCCAGCGTCGCATTCCTGTTTGCGGCTCCTGCACGATGATGCAAAATACCTCTACAATTGGGCTGATACCTGGCGATTAACTAATAATGGTGAAACGGTGAAAACCAACGGAACACCCGTAATCGTTTTCGGTGATTATGCCTGGGGCAAACGAAAACCTTGGAAATACCTGGAAGAAAATCCAAAACTGACAGATATTTCGGCGGATGAAATGACCGAAATAATCGAGCCATATCTGGAAAAAATTCTGGAAGAACAGGAAAAAAGACTGGAATTTGTACGAACTCAGGAAATTGAGGATTCCGAAATTACGTAA